A section of the Myxocyprinus asiaticus isolate MX2 ecotype Aquarium Trade chromosome 40, UBuf_Myxa_2, whole genome shotgun sequence genome encodes:
- the LOC127431205 gene encoding LOW QUALITY PROTEIN: solute carrier family 23 member 1-like (The sequence of the model RefSeq protein was modified relative to this genomic sequence to represent the inferred CDS: inserted 1 base in 1 codon) codes for MNHTETAEEPKLPPSDGSMHAGTQEVHTDMKKKPEETQNQVPGFDMIYRIEDVPPWYLCVLLGLQHYLTCFSGTIAVPFLLADAMCVGRDQYTVSQLVGTIFTCVGITTLIQTTFGVRLPLFQASAFAFLVPAEAILRLDRWKCPSEEEIYGDWSLPLNTSHVWHPRIREIQGAIIVSSLIEVVIGLTGIPGILLNLIGPLTVTPTVSLIGLSIFQTAGDHAGSHWGLSLLCIFLIVLFAQHLRNWACPFPVNTRQKGCHITRVHIFKMFPIIMAIMVVWLVCYILTLTDVLPDDPNRYGYKARTDSHGDIMTQAPWFRFPYPCQWGLPTVTVAGVLGMFSATLAGIVESIGDYYACARLSGAPPPPVHAINRGIFTEGVCCIIAGLLGTGNGSTSSSPNIGVLGITKVGSRRVIQYGAGIMFLLGTIGKFTALFASLPDPVLGGMFCTLFGMITAVGLSNLQNVDLNSSRNLFVLGFSMFSGLMLPNYLDTHPGSIKTGVVELDQIVTVLLTTEMFVGGFIAFVLDNTIPGSRKERGLIEWADESSSGADTVTSETYDFPVGMGLVRKVGWLRYLPICPTFQGFRSSRPKYKEEEDDLIMKVXVMDAPVEMACTKV; via the exons ATGAATCACACGGAAACAGCAGAGGAGCCTAAG CTCCCACCTTCAGATGGGTCTATGCATGCAGGGACACAAGAGGTCCATACTGACATGAAAAAGAAGCCTGAAGAGACCCAGAATCAGGTGCCAGGATTTGATATGATCTACAGAATCGAGGATGTCCCACCTTGGTATCTATGTGTGCTGCTGGGACTGCAG CACTACCTGACATGCTTTAGTGGAACTATTGCTGTGCCATTCCTATTGGCTGATGCTATGTGCGTGGGACGGGATCAGTACACTGTCAGCCAATTAGTGGGCACCATCTTCACTTGTGTGGGCATCACTACTCTCATACAGACCACGTTTGGTGTCAG GTTGCCTCTGTTCCAGGCGAGTGCCTTTGCCTTTCTCGTCCCTGCTGAGGCAATTCTGAGGCTTGACAGATGGAAGTGTCCTTCTGAAG AGGAGATTTACGGTGATTGGAGTCTTCCTCTGAACACTTCGCATGTTTGGCATCCACGAATAAGAGAG ATTCAGGGTGCTATCATTGTATCTAGCCTGATTGAGGTGGTCATAGGGCTGACTGGAATCCCTGGGATCCTGCTCAACTTAATTGGGCCCCTGACTGTCACCCCCACCGTGTCCCTTATCGGATTGTCTATCTTCCAGACAGCTGGAGACCATGCAGGCAGCCACTGGGGCCTCTCTCTGCT ATGCATCTtcctcattgttttgtttgctcAGCATCTGAGGAACTGGGCCTGTCCTTTCCCAGTCAACACCAGACAGAAAGGCTGTCACATCACACGTGTGCACATCTTCAAGATGTTTCCG ATCATCATGGCAATCATGGTGGTATGGCTGGTTTGCTATATTCTCACCCTGACCGACGTGCTGCCAGATGATCCAAATCGATATGGCTATAAGGCTCGCACTGACTCCCATGGCGATATTATGACCCAGGCACCATGGTTTAGATTCCCCTATCCAT GTCAGTGGGGACTGCCCACAGTGACGGTAGCAGGAGTGCTAGGCATGTTCAGTGCCACGCTAGCTGGTATTGTTGAGTCTATTGGAGATTATTACGCCTGCGCTCGCCTCTCTGGGGCTCCACCTCCACCTGTACATGCTATCAATAG AGGGATCTTTACAGAAGGTGTGTGCTGTATCATAGCAGGGTTGCTGGGCACAGGAAATGGCTCAACGTCTTCCAGTCCTAACATAGGGGTGCTTGGCATCACAAAG GTAGGAAGTAGGAGGGTGATACAGTATGGGGCAGGAATAATGTTTTTGTTGGGAACCATTGGGAAGTTTACTGCTCTCTTTGCCTCCTTGCCTGATCCTGTCCTTGGAGGGATGTTCTGCACCTTGTTTG GCATGATCACAGCTGTTGGGTTATCAAACCTACAGAATGTAGACCTAAACTCCTCCAGAAATCTTTTTGTGCTGGGTTTCTCCATGTTTTCTGGCCTCATGTTGCCTAATTACCTGGACACTCATCCAGGCAGCATCAAAACAG GTGTGGTTGAGCTAGATCAAATCGTCACAGTGCTCCTGACAACAGAGATGTTTGTAGGGGGATTCATAGCGTTTGTACTGGATAACACAATCCCAG GCTCCAGAAAAGAGCGAGGTTTGATTGAATGGGCAGATGAGAGTtcttctggagcagatacagtgACATCAGAAACATATGACTTTCCAGTGGGGATGGGACTGGTTCGGAAGGTGGGCTGGCTGCGTTACTTGCCCATCTGTCCCACTTTCCAAGGCTTTAGGTCATCACGGCCCAAGTAtaaggaggaggaggatgatttGATAATGAAGG TTGTGATGGATGCTCCAGTTGAAATGGCCTGCACTAAAGTGTAG